A segment of the Haloferax marinisediminis genome:
GGTTTTCTGCCGCACGTTTTTCTCGTGAAAGTGGGACATCAACCGTACCGTAAATGTCCGCATCGAGTTGACGTTGTGCCTCAAGTGTTTTTTTGGGGGTAGTGTCGACTTCACCTGAACTGAAGTCGAATCCACCGCTATCCGCAAACACGATTGTATCTTCAGGAACGCCCATCTCCTCGCGGAGTGTAACACCGTTCAGTAACCGATCCCACATCGGTGTGCGATTACGAATTGCCCGTGTATTGATCATCGCCACCGGTAAATCCGGTATGGACCCCACATACGATGGTGTGTTGTCACTTGACCGTTTCCCGATATTCCGGACCGGGAAAAAGACAGGTGTGTTTAGTTTCCCGTGAGGGAGGTCAATTGTCCGACGTCTGTATAGCATACCTCCCGCCCGTGTAGGCTGTTAACATACTTAGAAAATGTCCACGAAAAGTCAGAAGGTGAAAGAAAAAAGACTGTACGTTAATTAATACTGTTTGAGCTCAACTTGTGTCGGGTCTTCATCGACTTCCCGACATAGTGTTTCGATAAGTCCGGGGTTTAGTAGTTCAATATTCTCGACACGTCGTGCGAAGTTTTTGAGGTAAACTCCCTTCAAGCCGACGACGATTGTACCATGGTTTTTGGCGTCATCAGTCCGGGCGGGGACAGACACGATATTGTCGAATTGTTCGTCGACAATCTCCCGATTGAACACGACGCCAATCTGGTCTGCACGGATTCGCTGTATCATCGAGTCGATATCGATGCTGTTGTAGTAGTCCTTCCCCAGCGTGAAGAACACGACATCGAAGTTGCCTTCGTCGAAGACTTTTTCGAGATCTGACCGGATATGCAGTTTCGAGGAACGGTCACGGATTTCGGCAACCTTCATCGAACTGAACGTCACTTCGTACGGTGGTAGCGGTTCGTTCTCTGGAACTAATCCGAAGCCAGCGCTGATGAAGTAGCGTGATACTTGGTGGCCGCCATCTCTCAGTTTTCTGACTGCTTCGCGGACGTAGTTCTGTTGACGGCCAGTATACAGGTCAGATGCTGCGATACCGGGAACATTCTCCCTATCTAACAGTTCCTCTCGCGAGAATTTGAGCGTCTCCTCTGCGTCGAATACGGGCGCCCCATCCGGGAACTCCTTACTGCCCGAACACTGGTCGACAACGAGGATGTTGAGTCCGTCAGCAGGATTCGCCTCGGGAGCGTGCGGGATGAAATCGTCACCAACGACGTAATCCTCGCCACACGCTTCGAGGACGTCTCTGCGGAGCACAGCAGAATCGGAAAACGTGTGTAGCTCGCAGTTGGAGGATTCGACTCCCTCGGCGAGTGCAGGGTCTACGTCACCGTCTGGTGTGACGAGGAAGAGGTGTTGGTACCGCTTCGACTGCTCTCCCAGATTGTCTGCCGTTCGAGTTGTCGAAAACGAGACACTGGAGTTGGTCTCCTCCCACCACTCAGTGACGCCACTAGCGTCGAAGACACCGATTTCGGCTACAGGGAGATCGTGGACCTGTTGCCAGAATTCGGGTTCTTCGCTTCGGAGGTACTCCTCGATAGTGTCGTAATTGCTGAGGCCTGCCGAACCTCGAACCGCGATGAGAATTTTCGGAATCGCGTCGTCGAACTCGTCGTAGAAGCGACGTGTGTTGTGGAATCCACGACGCCGGTTTCGGTCATTTCCTCGGAAGATACAGACCTCGATTCCGTGCTCCTCACAGATCGGGCATTCGCATTTTTCCCACGGGCGGTTAGCGAGCGTCCGCTGATAGTCCTCTAACAGATCGTCATCACCAATCCAGGTGGCATAGTCCTCGACGACAGCCCAAATCTCGTCGTATGGCGTCGAGTCTGCTCCGTCGATGATCGCGGGCGTTCGCGGGAAAGTCGCAAACTCATCTTCAGCAGTGTTCAGCAGGTCTTCGTACTCAGAGAACGGGAGTGGGTCTTCTGAGCTGTCCTTCCGCAGGAGTTTGACGATCTTCCCTCGTAGGGCATCGCTGAAACTGGCCTGCAGTTCGCGAGCGTATTCGAAGTCATCTCGAAGGGTTGCTTCGATGTCCTGGAGAAGCGACTGGTCGTACCGACTGTCGTGGCGGTGTTCACGGAGGTACTCCCGGGTTTTCGGGAGGACAGTAGCAGCCAGCTCATGCCATTCGTGGACCGCGTCCGTAAGAGACCCCTCAGCGTCGTACGCTCGCAACGCAACGAGCGTTTCTCTCCCACGTAGCGACTTCTGAACGGACTCGTCTAACGAATCACGATTCGAGGGGTACCGAACACGAATTGCATCGTAGCGTTCGTCGTGGTCGAGCCGATAGTTGTCGCCGCCAGTCCACGCGGAACGGAGCATACTCGCACTGTCGAAACTCGTCATTCCCGAGCGGCCAACAGTATCGAATCCCTCCGTCTTCGCAAACCCGAAGACGTGTGTATCGATACGTCGGGTGTGTTCGCGTTCGAACTCCTTGACGGATTTCCCGACGTTTTTGACGATCTTTCGGACGTCGTGGATTGGACTGCCCGCGACACCACCGATTCCCACGTAGTCGTATCCGATTCCGAGGACGTACTCGAGGGCTTCGACGTAGGATTCTGGGTCCCAACCCTGGATAGCGACCATCAAGCGGAACGAATAGTCGCCCGCGTGGTACTGCTCGTACATCTCCTGGGCGTTGTCGAGCGTGAGTTCGTACCGGAATGCCGCATCGTCAGCACGATAAACTGCACGCGAATCCTCTGCTAACTCAGTGAGGACAGCATCCACGTCGCCCTCGAAATCAGACCGCGTAAATGGTGTAACAGCAGCATCTGTGCGAATGCTTGGTTCGTACTCATCGACGTAGCTCGGCCACTCATCGGGCCACTCATCGATCATCAAATCGACGACATCGGTTATGCTGTCTGGGATGTCAGACTTCGAAAACCCGCCACCGAAAGCGCGTTTGTCGAGATAGAGACGCCCCTTGTCTTTTCCAGACCCTAAGACAAGATGGTCGATAGTGACACCAACAGAGACCTTCAGGTCTTCATAGAAATCCAGCATCTCTGCATTGTCGTAAGGGGGAAACGGGAGCGATTTGTACCCCCACGCGCCGCAGTCACTGATTGTCGGGAGCCATTCCGGGATAGAGAGAACAGGGTCATCGTAGACACCGTGCTTGCGCAATCGTTGAGATTTCCGGATCGAGCTTTCGACTTGTTCGCGCGAAATCAGTACCCCATCGATGGGAGTGGTATCGTGTTCAAAAATATCCCAGATGTAGCTGAGCTCACGCTCCTGACGGTCGACAGTAGAGAGTTCGTCGTGTTCGAAATCATAGCCAGCATCGACAGCATCGTCCCATTCTGGAACGTAGAATCGCACAGGTTAGATCACCTACTTAGTCATAATTCCATCTCACCTTATGTATGTCTCTTTCTCTGTGTCGGAACGGCATATGAACGGGAATATCTGAGGAATATGATAATGCTCTATAAAGAATAATGGTGAGGCCATGTCGACACCAACCCGAGAGTAAAAACTACACTTCGAACCGCCGAGTGAGTCATTCGCTGACTCCCGTCGCAGAAGTTGGACGGGCAATAAGAGCTTGCTCTGTGTGCCGAGCCATGAGCATCAATGTTCGTTGACGACTTATCATCTGGTCGCTCGACAAGTCCACGACTGGACGTTGGTTGCCGTTAACGGGCGGTCGAGAGACCATACTTGCCGTGAATGAGGAATTTTCTCCGAAGAGTCTAATCTAAAAACCGTTGGAAATTTGCTGTAATGACGGTCTCTTGTCTCTTCGCCTCTGTCTCGACAATTTCCCTGTAATTGATCTCTTCGTCCTCATTATCGTCTTCATCTTCTCCACCATACTCATTATCCAGAAGTTGTATAGATGTAGCAACTTGCTCCAGAATCTCTATCTTCCGCTCTGTCACGCCCTCGTAGGTCCATCGCCGGTTGTAGTCATCAGCCACGTTCGCCAATTCCTCCATTCTCGACTCAACCGATTCCACGAACTCCTCATAGCTAGATACAGAGTCAAATCCAAGTTCGGTGACTGTGCTTCCGTACGTGTCCTCACCGACCTCCTCAAGAGTCTCTGCTAGCCGCATGTATTCATCTAGCTCAGAGAATTCCGGCGTGTCGATATACTGGTTGTAGAGACTCTCGTTCACCGACAGTTCGTCGAAACCGTCCGTTTTATCGTATGCGTACGCTTTCTTTGCGAAGGGCAAGTTCCCGATCGATTGGTTTTCGGTGAAACGTAGGAGAGTCAGATTTCCCAGGCTGTGTATGTACTTCTCTGCGAGTTCCCCAAGGTGGTCATCGGCCTCTTGATCGATGAGTCCTTCAACGACTCCCTGAAGGGTGTAGTCACCATCATCTCGTTGGGGAGCGTTCTCTGTACAAAAGAACCACCGGTACCAATCGTACTTGTCCCCATGGTTCTCAAGGAGCGGAGACTGAGGAAAGATATGCTCGATATGGACCACTTCATCATCTTCATTGAGGGTCTTCAACACCATCTCATCGTCACCAACCATAGCTTCAGAGACTAACTTCCTGAGTAGTTGCTTGCCCATGTCAGGCCGCCAGTCACTCTCGCATAGTAGTTTGACGAGAGGTTCACCGAACAACTGACTGTTCTCGCTACGTGCTTCTCTGACTAACTGTTGCTTTACCTCCTCTGAGAAGCCGTTATCGGTGAACTCACCCACTGCTGCCGCGTACGAGTTGTCCTTAACATGAACATCTCGACTCACGTAAAGCCGGACAGTCATGGACTCCACAGTCCGGAGTAATTCGAGTAGGTCACCCTGGCGATCCATGTGGTGCTCACATACATCGTGATACGCTGCGAGAACCAATGGTTGCCAAACACTGGTGTTCGCCTTAGACAAGCGTATCAGGATGCGGTTACACTCCGACTCAGTGTCCTGGTCTCCCTCCTCGCCGAGGTCGATTCCGTAGTTCTCGGGATCCACGAGGTGGTGATAGTAGACAGCATACTCCTGCAGGTCTTCAATTAGTTCCTTCGCATCGTCAATGTTACTCAGATGTGTCGATAGTCTTCGAGAGTCGTCCTCAGTCTCTTCGAGGGTGAACGCCTCTAATAGGTGGTCGCCGATATCTCCCCGGGCATTGATACCGTCCTCCGTCACGACGAAATATGTCTTGAGGAAGTCGAGTATTCTTCTATGATCGGTGTCGAACTCGTCCACCACAGATTCCCAACGACGAGTGTACTCGTCATACTCGCGCTCCGATGCATCGCGTCGGAGTCTACCGATGATTCGTGTCCTGATGATGTCAGTCTGCTTGAGTTCGACTCCACGATTGTTGAGGACTTCAAAAATCTTCATCAGAAGTTGGGGCTGGTTATCATCCACCTCGAAGTAGCCAACATAGAAGCATTGCAGAATGAATTCTTTCAGGTTTACCAGAAAGAGGTACTGCTTCTCAGGGTTTGGACGGTTCTCGAGTTCCCCGTCGATACGCTTCGAGAAAAATCTGTATGCCTTTCTAATTTGATTATTGGAATTTTTGAATTTGACCTTACCATTTATCAGAATCTCTTTTTGCAGGTCCGTGAAATCGGATGCGTCGTCCTTACCAGACGGCATACCTGCATGTGACTTCATCAGGTTCGGCCTAGACCCATCTGTCTCCTCGTACAGACTGTCATCAGCTATTGCATCGAGGTAAGCGTCGTGCTCAAGATCGAATTCATCCAGGAACGTCTTGATACGAATAGCATTGTTCTTGGTATTGTTGCTCACCCCTTCGTTCTGGATAATATACCGAATGAGGGCCTCCTCACCCCTCATCAGGGCAGAGAAGAACTCGCGGTTGTGTTGATCAAGTTCTAGAGACGGACCTAATGTCGGGTCTCCGTTGGTGTAGATGAGCGATTGTGTTTTGCCTACGTGACCGGAGTACTGACTGATGAACCTACTCCCGCAATCGGGAAGGTTCTCGACGAGATGGTCGGCGATTATTTTGAAGAGAACGGAGAGGGTCGTCACTCGCTGTTGACCATCGATGACGTCGAAGACATGACCATCACGGTTGATATCCTTACGATCGGAGAAGAACATCGAACCAAAAAACACGTCTGAACCCCGTCGTGATACACTCCGTCCGTTTGACTCGAGGAGAGGGATAATCTCGGCCCAGAATTCATCCCATTGCTCCGTGTCCCATTCATATCCACGTTGATAGTCTGGGATGTGGAACTCTTTGTGGAAAAATTCGTTGAGTGGAACCCTGTCGATTTCAATATGATCTCGAACCCGGGTGCGGATCAAGTCGGTATAGACTATTTCGTTTTGACCGGCCTCCCCCTCGAAACGAAGAAGTTTGTTCCCTAGAACATCCTCTATACTCATAGTGTCATGTGTGCTAGATACCACAATAATACTTGCCTAGAGTAAGAGAATCAACCCTACCTATCGAATGTGAACGATACCGACGCATTGGCTCATTCAAAACGGGTATGGCAATGGTCTGGTCCTCTCACTTATCCCGCTGGACCGGTCACAAAGTGTTGACGCAGTTAAATCAAATAGTCTTAGAAGTCGCTGTGTTGGCCCAGTTGTTGGGGAAAGTCATAGATGTACTCAATTTCAATAGAGTCGGTTCAATCTATTCAACCGAATCATTTCTACTGGTCCAATAGTTCAACAATCTCTTCCTCGAGACACAAGGTAGCCAAATGGCTCACCGCGTCAGTCGGGTCGGGGCCTGCTAATTCATCGAACGGGACAGGCGATTCGAACTGCGTCGCAATGCTCCACGGACAGAGGTCGAAGTCTGCCCTAATGGCAGTTGCAGCCTCATAGGTGTCGTACTTCTCAGCAACTGACCGGTAGTCTTCGAGGTGCTCGCTTACGAAATCGCGAACCTCCGCTGCAGACTCAAAATGAATCGTTCCGGATTGATGTCCGCTCATGTTTCAACTCGATGGTTGTTCAAGACTTGAACCTTCGGTAGCGACTCCGATTACATCACCCAACTCGTTCAATGTATCTCGGTGAGCTCGAATCGTTGCCACGGACACGTTCGCCGCTCGACTGTCCTCCGACTGTGTGAGACAACATTCTGTGTCACTGCTCGGGTCGATTTGATACTCGTCGATGACGAGTCCACACTCCTCACAAAGGGTTTCGACCATGTTCGTGCTCACATAGCCGCCGCAATCTGGACAGGCTTGTTCGTGTTAACCGGTACATCTTCGTCGAAGCCAGTTTCGTAGATATCTCTCGTCGCCATTGGTCATTTGCAAGGCACTCGTAGTGCACCCCGCACCCTTCAGGGAGAATAAAATACTGCCGTTGTTTCGTTACTGTTCACTCGATTCGACAATGGGCTTACTCGGGGAGCTCACGTCGTCCACTATCAACGCACGCCCAACACGGGAAGTAGTCGTCAAGAACATCACAGTCGCAATCATCAGGTGTTGCATCGTCTTCCACCCCGGTTTCGGGTTGTTCGTCGGTTACCGCACCGCCGTCTGCAACCATCTGCATTTGCTCAACGGCATCAAGAATGGAACGCCGAATTGCGACAGCAATCCGGTGTTTG
Coding sequences within it:
- a CDS encoding GmrSD restriction endonuclease domain-containing protein, yielding MSIEDVLGNKLLRFEGEAGQNEIVYTDLIRTRVRDHIEIDRVPLNEFFHKEFHIPDYQRGYEWDTEQWDEFWAEIIPLLESNGRSVSRRGSDVFFGSMFFSDRKDINRDGHVFDVIDGQQRVTTLSVLFKIIADHLVENLPDCGSRFISQYSGHVGKTQSLIYTNGDPTLGPSLELDQHNREFFSALMRGEEALIRYIIQNEGVSNNTKNNAIRIKTFLDEFDLEHDAYLDAIADDSLYEETDGSRPNLMKSHAGMPSGKDDASDFTDLQKEILINGKVKFKNSNNQIRKAYRFFSKRIDGELENRPNPEKQYLFLVNLKEFILQCFYVGYFEVDDNQPQLLMKIFEVLNNRGVELKQTDIIRTRIIGRLRRDASEREYDEYTRRWESVVDEFDTDHRRILDFLKTYFVVTEDGINARGDIGDHLLEAFTLEETEDDSRRLSTHLSNIDDAKELIEDLQEYAVYYHHLVDPENYGIDLGEEGDQDTESECNRILIRLSKANTSVWQPLVLAAYHDVCEHHMDRQGDLLELLRTVESMTVRLYVSRDVHVKDNSYAAAVGEFTDNGFSEEVKQQLVREARSENSQLFGEPLVKLLCESDWRPDMGKQLLRKLVSEAMVGDDEMVLKTLNEDDEVVHIEHIFPQSPLLENHGDKYDWYRWFFCTENAPQRDDGDYTLQGVVEGLIDQEADDHLGELAEKYIHSLGNLTLLRFTENQSIGNLPFAKKAYAYDKTDGFDELSVNESLYNQYIDTPEFSELDEYMRLAETLEEVGEDTYGSTVTELGFDSVSSYEEFVESVESRMEELANVADDYNRRWTYEGVTERKIEILEQVATSIQLLDNEYGGEDEDDNEDEEINYREIVETEAKRQETVITANFQRFLD
- a CDS encoding queuine tRNA-ribosyltransferase tRNA-guanine transglycosylase, with the protein product MRFYVPEWDDAVDAGYDFEHDELSTVDRQERELSYIWDIFEHDTTPIDGVLISREQVESSIRKSQRLRKHGVYDDPVLSIPEWLPTISDCGAWGYKSLPFPPYDNAEMLDFYEDLKVSVGVTIDHLVLGSGKDKGRLYLDKRAFGGGFSKSDIPDSITDVVDLMIDEWPDEWPSYVDEYEPSIRTDAAVTPFTRSDFEGDVDAVLTELAEDSRAVYRADDAAFRYELTLDNAQEMYEQYHAGDYSFRLMVAIQGWDPESYVEALEYVLGIGYDYVGIGGVAGSPIHDVRKIVKNVGKSVKEFEREHTRRIDTHVFGFAKTEGFDTVGRSGMTSFDSASMLRSAWTGGDNYRLDHDERYDAIRVRYPSNRDSLDESVQKSLRGRETLVALRAYDAEGSLTDAVHEWHELAATVLPKTREYLREHRHDSRYDQSLLQDIEATLRDDFEYARELQASFSDALRGKIVKLLRKDSSEDPLPFSEYEDLLNTAEDEFATFPRTPAIIDGADSTPYDEIWAVVEDYATWIGDDDLLEDYQRTLANRPWEKCECPICEEHGIEVCIFRGNDRNRRRGFHNTRRFYDEFDDAIPKILIAVRGSAGLSNYDTIEEYLRSEEPEFWQQVHDLPVAEIGVFDASGVTEWWEETNSSVSFSTTRTADNLGEQSKRYQHLFLVTPDGDVDPALAEGVESSNCELHTFSDSAVLRRDVLEACGEDYVVGDDFIPHAPEANPADGLNILVVDQCSGSKEFPDGAPVFDAEETLKFSREELLDRENVPGIAASDLYTGRQQNYVREAVRKLRDGGHQVSRYFISAGFGLVPENEPLPPYEVTFSSMKVAEIRDRSSKLHIRSDLEKVFDEGNFDVVFFTLGKDYYNSIDIDSMIQRIRADQIGVVFNREIVDEQFDNIVSVPARTDDAKNHGTIVVGLKGVYLKNFARRVENIELLNPGLIETLCREVDEDPTQVELKQY